The Lasioglossum baleicum chromosome 12, iyLasBale1, whole genome shotgun sequence genome includes a region encoding these proteins:
- the Serp gene encoding chitin deacetylase-like protein serp has product MRSSLVLLFLAAIVFAEGLDRVKRQEDAKKEESFESEICKDKDAGEWFRLVAGEGDNCRDVIQCTSSGLQAIRCPAGLYFDIDKQTCDWKDSVNNCKLKNKERKAKPLLYTEEPLCQDGFLACGDGSCIERGLFCNGEKDCTDGSDENICDMDNDPNRAPPCDPVVCVLPDCFCSEDGTLIPGDLPAKDVPQMITITFDDAINNNNIGLYKEIFNGKRKNPNGCDIKASFFVSHKYTNYSAVQEMHRKGHEIAVHSISHNDDERFWSDATVDDWAKEMAGMRIIAEKFANLTDNSVVGVRAPYLRVGGNNQFTMMEEQAFLYDSTITAALNNPPLWPYTMYFRMPHRCHGNLQHCPTRSHAVWEMVMNELDRREDPQNDEYLPGCAMVDSCSNILTGDQFYNFLNHNFERHYEQNRAPLGLYFHAAWLKNNPEFLDAFLYWIDEILKDRNDVYFVTMTQVIQWIQNPRTVTESKNFEPWREKCVVDGSQACWVPHTCKLTSKEVPGETINLQTCVRCPNNYPWVNDPTGDGFF; this is encoded by the exons AGGGCTTGGACCGAGTGAAGCGGCAAGAGGACGCGAAAAAGGAGGAGAGCTTCGAGAGCGAGATTTGCAAGGACAAAGACGCAGGAGAATGGTTCCGATTGGTAGCGGGCGAGGGTGACAACTGTCGTGACGTCATCCAGTGCACCAGCTCTGGGCTGCAGGCGATCAGGTGTCCCGCAGGACTCTACTTCGACATCGACAAACAGACCTGCGACTGGAAGGACTCGGTGAACAATTGcaaactgaagaacaaagagcgGAAAGCGAAACCGTTGCTCTACACCGAGGAACCGCTCTGTCAAGATGGTTTCCTTGCTTGCGGGGATGGGTCCTGTATCGAGAGAGGACTCTTCTGTAACGGTGAAAAGGATTGTACCGATGGATCCGACGAGAACATTTGCG ACATGGACAACGACCCTAACAGAGCGCCCCCATGCGACCCCGTAGTCTGTGTCCTTCCCGATTGCTTCTGTTCCGAGGACGGTACCCTGATCCCCGGCGACCTCCCCGCGAAAGACGTCCCCCAGATGATCACGATCACCTTCGACGACGCgatcaacaacaacaacatcgGCCTCTACAAGGAGATCTTCAACGGGAAACGAAAGAACCCGAACGGCTGCGACATCAAGGCCAGCTTCTTCGTCTCCCACAAGTACACCAACTACTCGGCGGTGCAGGAAATGCACCGGAAAGGACACGAGATCGCCGTTCACTCTATCTC ACACAACGACGACGAGCGCTTCTGGTCGGACGCGACCGTCGACGACTGGGCAAAGGAGATGGCCGGTATGAGGATCATCGCCGAGAAGTTCGCTAATTTGACCGACAACAGCGTTGTCGGTGTCAGAGCACCTTACCTGAGAGTAGGTGGCAATAATCAGTTCACCATGATGGAGGAGCAGGCGTTCCTCTACGATTCTACCATCACCGCGGCCTTGAACAACCCGCCGCTGTGGCCTTACACCATGTACTTCAGGATGCCGCATCGCTGCCATGGAAACCTTCAACATTGCCCCACCAG GTCGCACGCAGTCTGGGAGATGGTGATGAACGAGCTAGACCGTCGCGAGGACCCTCAGAACGACGAGTACCTTCCGGGCTGCGCCATGGTGGACTCCTGCAGCAACATCCTAACCGGTGACCAGTTCTATAACTTCCTGAACCATAACTTCGAACGACACTACGAGCAGAACCGTGCCCCGTTGGGTCTTTACTTCCACGCGGCCTGGCTGAAGAACAACCCCGAGTTCCTGGACGCGTTCCTCTATTGGATCGACGAGATCCTGAAGGACCGCAACGACGTGTACTTCGTGACGATGACCCAGGTGATCCAATGGATCCAGAACCCGCGCACGGTCACCGAGTCGAAGAACTTCGAGCCCTGGAGAGAGAAGTGTGTCGTTGACGGCAGTCAAGCCTGCTGGGTGCCACACACCTGCAAATTGACCTCGAAAGAGGTACCCGGCGAAACCATCAACCTGCAGACCTGCGTGCGCTGCCCGAACAACTACCCGTGGGTGAACGACCCGACCGGAGACGGTTTCTTCTAG